Proteins from one Microbacterium faecale genomic window:
- a CDS encoding single-stranded DNA-binding protein, whose protein sequence is MTEHISIIGNVGTEPSVEKTNAGVTYTRFRVGCSQRIRDHETGEWRDGESNWYNVFAYGTLAENVIKCVGKGRRILATGTLRVRRWERDERSGTSVDLTAEAIGPDLRWGKVTGFERTVGGRKREDRADGETSDDQWLPPVDAAETSAEAPESVADDAVESADRERTKEEVPTPF, encoded by the coding sequence ATGACCGAGCACATTTCGATCATCGGAAACGTCGGAACCGAGCCGAGCGTCGAGAAGACGAACGCGGGCGTCACCTACACGAGGTTTCGAGTGGGCTGCAGTCAGCGGATCCGTGATCACGAGACGGGCGAATGGCGCGACGGCGAGTCGAACTGGTACAACGTCTTCGCGTACGGCACGCTCGCGGAGAACGTGATCAAGTGCGTCGGCAAGGGGCGACGGATCCTCGCTACGGGAACGTTGCGCGTCCGCCGGTGGGAACGCGATGAGCGATCGGGGACGAGCGTGGACCTCACCGCCGAGGCCATCGGGCCGGATCTGCGCTGGGGGAAGGTGACGGGATTCGAGCGCACCGTCGGCGGCCGCAAGCGCGAGGACCGGGCGGACGGCGAAACGAGCGACGACCAGTGGCTCCCGCCGGTCGACGCGGCGGAGACGTCCGCGGAGGCCCCGGAGAGCGTCGCCGACGATGCCGTGGAATCGGCGGATCGCGAGCGGACGAAGGAAGAGGTGCCCACGCCGTTCTGA
- a CDS encoding glycine betaine ABC transporter substrate-binding protein, with the protein MKKRKLTGLVAAGLAGGLMLAGCASDGEGSGNDGASGDGEDLGTITLGFLPSWTDGLSTAWLLKDQLERIGYTVEFEELTEAAILYTGLANGDVDIYPSAWSELTHRDYMQEYGDQLEDLGAYYDNAKLTIAVPEYMDDINSIEDLKGNADRFDGEIMGIEPSAGLTNQTETVMMPEYGLDGEYELVTSSTATMLASLDDAIENEEDIVVTLWRPFWANNAFPVKDLEDPKGGMGESEALHFLATAGFSDEFPEAAEYIEGIQLDDAQYGSLEDIVVNEFEGESDKSEAITQWLEANPDAYETIITE; encoded by the coding sequence ATGAAGAAGCGTAAGCTCACTGGCCTCGTTGCCGCAGGCCTCGCCGGAGGCCTCATGCTCGCTGGCTGCGCCAGTGACGGAGAAGGATCCGGAAACGACGGCGCGTCGGGCGACGGCGAAGACCTCGGCACGATCACGCTCGGTTTCCTGCCGTCGTGGACCGACGGCCTGTCGACCGCCTGGCTGCTCAAGGACCAGCTCGAGCGGATCGGCTACACGGTCGAGTTCGAGGAGCTCACCGAGGCAGCCATTCTGTACACCGGACTCGCAAACGGCGACGTCGACATCTACCCGTCGGCGTGGTCAGAGCTCACCCACCGTGACTACATGCAAGAGTACGGCGACCAGCTCGAAGACCTCGGCGCGTACTACGACAACGCGAAGCTCACAATCGCGGTCCCCGAGTACATGGACGACATCAACTCGATCGAAGATCTCAAGGGCAACGCCGACCGTTTCGACGGCGAGATCATGGGCATCGAGCCGAGCGCCGGTCTCACCAACCAGACCGAGACCGTGATGATGCCGGAGTACGGTCTCGACGGCGAGTACGAGCTCGTCACGTCGTCGACCGCGACGATGCTCGCGTCCCTCGACGACGCGATCGAGAACGAAGAGGACATCGTCGTGACGCTGTGGCGTCCGTTCTGGGCCAACAACGCCTTCCCCGTGAAGGACCTCGAGGACCCGAAGGGCGGCATGGGCGAGTCGGAGGCCCTGCACTTCCTCGCGACCGCGGGCTTCTCGGACGAGTTCCCGGAGGCCGCCGAGTACATCGAAGGCATTCAGCTCGACGACGCCCAGTACGGCTCGCTCGAGGACATTGTCGTGAACGAGTTCGAGGGCGAGTCCGACAAGTCCGAGGCCATCACGCAGTGGCTCGAGGCGAACCCCGACGCCTACGAGACGATCATCACGGAGTAA
- the orn gene encoding oligoribonuclease, whose protein sequence is MTEGRVSTVGAAENDRLVWIDCEMTGLDPTIDELVEIAVVVTDFELKILDPGLQLVIKPSAAALENMGEFVANMHATSGLDRELASGLPVAEAEQAVLDYVRRFVPQERKAPLAGNTIGTDRMFLAKYMPKLDQHLHYRNVDVSSIKELSRRWLPRVYFASPEKNGGHRALADILESIRELRYYRRTAFVSDPGPTSDEARAVAENVVSEFAQNL, encoded by the coding sequence ATGACAGAAGGAAGAGTGTCGACGGTGGGCGCAGCGGAGAACGACCGGCTCGTATGGATCGACTGCGAGATGACGGGCCTCGATCCCACGATTGACGAACTCGTCGAGATCGCGGTCGTCGTCACCGACTTCGAACTGAAGATCCTCGATCCCGGTCTGCAACTGGTCATCAAGCCCTCCGCCGCCGCGCTGGAGAACATGGGCGAGTTCGTCGCGAACATGCACGCGACGAGCGGCCTCGACCGCGAACTCGCGAGCGGCCTCCCGGTCGCCGAGGCCGAGCAGGCGGTTCTCGATTACGTGCGCCGGTTCGTCCCGCAAGAGCGCAAGGCGCCGCTCGCGGGGAACACGATCGGCACTGACCGCATGTTCCTCGCGAAGTACATGCCGAAGCTCGACCAACACCTCCACTATCGCAACGTCGATGTCTCGAGCATCAAGGAGCTCTCGCGACGTTGGCTGCCGCGCGTCTACTTCGCCTCACCCGAGAAGAACGGTGGGCACCGCGCACTCGCGGACATCCTCGAGTCGATCCGCGAGCTGCGCTACTACCGCCGCACGGCGTTCGTCAGCGACCCCGGACCCACCTCCGATGAGGCACGCGCGGTCGCTGAGAATGTCGTGAGCGAGTTCGCCCAGAACCTATGA
- the sufU gene encoding Fe-S cluster assembly sulfur transfer protein SufU, with product MSGGLEAMYQELILDHAKTPEGKGDPSQHPFTHHELNPSCGDEITLGITVEDDRITGLAWDGQGCSISMSSASIMSGLLTGATRDEAQTRIDQFREMMRSRGAGEPAEELEDAAAFQNTAKYVMRVKCAMLAWVALEADLKTSRVA from the coding sequence ATGAGCGGCGGCCTCGAGGCGATGTACCAGGAGCTGATCCTGGATCATGCCAAGACCCCGGAGGGGAAGGGCGATCCGTCGCAGCACCCCTTTACGCACCACGAGCTGAATCCGTCGTGCGGCGATGAGATCACGCTCGGCATCACCGTGGAGGACGACCGGATCACGGGGCTCGCCTGGGACGGCCAGGGCTGCAGCATCTCGATGTCGTCGGCGTCGATCATGAGCGGACTGCTGACGGGCGCGACGCGCGACGAGGCTCAGACGCGGATCGACCAGTTCCGCGAGATGATGCGCTCGCGCGGAGCGGGGGAGCCCGCGGAGGAGCTCGAGGACGCCGCGGCGTTCCAGAACACCGCGAAGTACGTCATGCGCGTCAAGTGCGCGATGCTCGCGTGGGTCGCGCTCGAAGCCGACCTCAAGACCTCACGCGTCGCCTGA
- a CDS encoding heavy-metal-associated domain-containing protein, with product MANATDTTHTLLRAEGFSCPSCVTKIEKQVGKLDGVENVTVHFASGRVEIDHDETRSSVDDLIAAVDKAGYKSKASAF from the coding sequence ATGGCGAACGCTACTGACACCACCCACACTCTGCTGCGCGCCGAGGGTTTCTCGTGCCCGTCGTGCGTGACCAAGATCGAGAAGCAGGTCGGCAAGCTCGATGGCGTCGAGAACGTGACGGTGCACTTCGCCTCGGGTCGCGTTGAGATCGACCACGATGAGACAAGAAGTTCCGTCGACGATCTCATTGCTGCTGTCGATAAGGCCGGCTATAAGTCGAAGGCCTCCGCGTTCTAG
- a CDS encoding ABC transporter permease translates to MLENFRIPLGDWADLALDWFKDVFGWLLDIINVVTGFLVEGLAEALVATPTLVLIAVLALIGWIIRSWQLAVGTVVTMLLVVGMNQWENAMLTLALVLIATVIAIVIAVPLGILAARNDTFSAIVKPVLDFMQTMPAFVYLIPAVTFFSVGFVPGVFATILFSLPPGVRMTELGIRGVDSETVEAGQAFGAAPGQVLRGIQLPLATPTIMAGINQVIMLALSMAVVAGMAGANGLGKEVVAAISTLNIPLGVEAGLSVVVLAVFLDRVTAALGNPAEYRGSLLGTLSRRQTAVRDARADAEAAAAAAELSEAKGPRRAGF, encoded by the coding sequence ATGCTCGAGAACTTCCGCATTCCGCTCGGCGACTGGGCGGACCTCGCTCTCGACTGGTTCAAGGATGTCTTCGGCTGGCTGCTGGACATCATCAACGTCGTCACCGGCTTCCTCGTCGAGGGCCTCGCCGAGGCGCTCGTCGCGACGCCGACGCTGGTACTCATCGCCGTCCTCGCTCTCATCGGCTGGATCATCCGGTCGTGGCAGCTCGCGGTCGGCACCGTGGTCACCATGCTGCTCGTCGTCGGCATGAACCAGTGGGAGAACGCGATGCTCACGCTCGCGCTCGTGTTGATCGCCACCGTCATCGCGATCGTCATCGCCGTTCCCCTCGGCATCCTCGCCGCGCGTAACGACACGTTCAGCGCGATCGTCAAGCCCGTGCTCGACTTCATGCAGACGATGCCCGCTTTCGTCTACCTGATCCCCGCCGTGACCTTCTTCAGCGTCGGCTTCGTGCCGGGCGTGTTCGCGACGATCCTGTTCTCGCTGCCGCCTGGCGTGCGCATGACCGAACTGGGCATCCGCGGCGTCGACAGCGAGACCGTCGAGGCCGGACAGGCCTTCGGCGCGGCCCCCGGCCAGGTCCTTCGCGGGATCCAGCTGCCGCTCGCGACGCCGACGATCATGGCCGGCATCAACCAGGTCATCATGCTCGCTCTCTCGATGGCTGTCGTCGCCGGTATGGCCGGCGCGAACGGCCTCGGTAAGGAAGTCGTCGCGGCGATCTCCACTCTCAACATCCCGCTCGGCGTCGAAGCGGGCCTCAGCGTGGTGGTCCTTGCGGTCTTCCTCGACCGCGTGACGGCCGCGCTCGGCAACCCCGCCGAGTACCGGGGCTCGCTGCTCGGTACTCTCAGCCGCCGCCAGACGGCAGTGCGCGACGCTCGCGCCGACGCCGAGGCGGCCGCAGCGGCGGCCGAACTCTCCGAAGCGAAGGGCCCACGCCGCGCGGGCTTCTAA
- a CDS encoding SufS family cysteine desulfurase — protein MPTLLGASLRDDFPYFAAHPGAVYLDSAATAQRPAAVIDAEANFVRRDYAAVHRGSSMAVGEATSAFEDARARVASFVGAGESEIVWTQNATDALNIIALGMSDASAGLGDPRFALESGDEILVTEAEHHANLIPWQRLAARTGAVLRWAPVDERGVWTVDGMREAMSDRTRVIAFSHVSNVTGQIAPVADIVALARERDALTVLDACQSVPHMPVDLADLGVDFAAFSAHKMLGPNGIGALYGRAELLDALPPARTGGSMITVVSMTEAEFLPAPNRFEAGTQPVSQAVGFGAAVDYLTRLAMSALARHEHEIGGALLAEIAAVPGVRVVGPRQGETRAALVSFIVDGVHAHDVGQFLDDRSITVRTGHHCAQPLHRALGTPSTTRASAGAYSTLDDVSALGAALREVRGFFGADR, from the coding sequence ATGCCCACACTGCTCGGAGCGTCGTTGCGCGACGACTTTCCGTACTTTGCCGCGCACCCCGGCGCCGTCTATCTCGATTCCGCCGCAACGGCACAGCGGCCGGCCGCTGTCATCGACGCGGAGGCGAACTTCGTGCGCAGAGACTACGCGGCGGTGCACCGCGGATCCTCGATGGCAGTCGGCGAGGCGACCAGCGCGTTCGAGGACGCCAGGGCGCGGGTCGCGTCGTTCGTGGGCGCAGGTGAAAGCGAGATCGTGTGGACGCAGAACGCGACCGACGCGCTGAACATCATCGCGCTCGGGATGTCCGACGCCTCCGCCGGGCTCGGCGACCCGCGCTTCGCGCTGGAATCGGGTGACGAGATCCTCGTCACGGAGGCGGAACACCACGCGAACCTCATCCCGTGGCAGCGGCTCGCGGCGCGGACCGGCGCGGTCCTGAGGTGGGCGCCCGTCGATGAGCGTGGCGTGTGGACCGTCGACGGCATGCGCGAGGCGATGAGTGACCGCACGCGCGTGATCGCGTTCTCGCACGTGTCGAACGTCACCGGCCAAATCGCCCCGGTGGCGGACATCGTCGCCCTCGCTCGGGAGCGCGACGCACTCACGGTGCTCGACGCGTGTCAGTCGGTGCCGCACATGCCGGTCGACCTCGCCGACCTCGGCGTCGACTTCGCGGCCTTCTCAGCGCACAAGATGCTCGGCCCGAACGGCATCGGCGCCCTCTACGGTCGTGCCGAGCTGCTCGACGCGCTGCCGCCCGCGCGCACCGGCGGATCCATGATCACGGTCGTCTCGATGACGGAAGCCGAGTTTCTGCCCGCGCCCAACCGGTTCGAGGCGGGCACCCAGCCGGTGAGCCAGGCCGTGGGATTCGGAGCGGCCGTCGACTATCTGACCCGGCTCGCCATGTCGGCGCTTGCCCGGCATGAGCACGAGATCGGCGGTGCTCTGCTCGCCGAGATCGCCGCGGTCCCGGGCGTGCGTGTGGTCGGCCCGCGGCAGGGCGAGACGCGCGCCGCGCTCGTGAGTTTCATCGTCGACGGCGTGCACGCGCACGACGTCGGCCAGTTCCTCGACGACAGGAGCATCACTGTGAGGACAGGACATCACTGCGCACAGCCGCTGCACCGCGCGCTCGGGACCCCGTCCACGACGCGCGCGAGCGCGGGCGCCTACTCGACACTCGACGACGTCTCGGCGCTCGGCGCGGCGCTCCGTGAGGTACGTGGATTCTTCGGAGCGGACCGATGA
- a CDS encoding quaternary amine ABC transporter ATP-binding protein, giving the protein MTENVNEVLVRAEGLYKVFGRRIHEAVDKLKKGAARDDIDGVTAAVIDASFEVRRGEIFVVMGLSGSGKSTLIRMINGLHDATDGRLTIDGQEITDISDKKLRDTRRDHISMVFQHFALLPHRTVADNVAYPLELQGVGRPERLDKAREMLDLVGLTGWGEKFPSQLSGGMQQRVGIARALAADTDIMLMDEAFSALDPLIRREMQEQLVELQQKLQKTIIFITHDLNEAMFLGDRIAVMRDGRIVQIGTPEDILTDPANDYVEQFVQDVDRARVLTASNVMERPVAVVSSTSGPRAALKTMRDAYSSAAYVIDRERHLLGTVEDRDALTLVRKGERSIEGIIRDDALAVNVDDVLVDLFVPAVESKLAVAVTDADDKLVGVIPRVTLLAALGPGPNATEEITLPTHPVPSTVVDELLAVSADGEPVEAHIAGSEEAR; this is encoded by the coding sequence GTGACTGAAAACGTCAACGAGGTGCTGGTCCGTGCCGAGGGACTCTACAAGGTCTTCGGCCGACGCATCCATGAAGCAGTCGACAAGCTCAAAAAGGGAGCCGCGCGCGATGATATTGACGGTGTCACCGCCGCCGTGATCGATGCGTCGTTCGAGGTGCGGCGCGGCGAGATCTTCGTCGTGATGGGGCTGTCCGGCTCCGGCAAGTCGACCCTGATCCGCATGATCAACGGCCTGCACGACGCGACCGACGGCCGACTCACGATCGACGGCCAGGAGATCACCGACATCTCCGACAAGAAGCTGCGCGACACCCGACGCGACCACATCTCGATGGTGTTCCAGCACTTCGCGCTGCTGCCGCACCGCACGGTGGCCGACAACGTCGCCTATCCCCTCGAGCTGCAGGGCGTTGGAAGGCCCGAGCGGCTCGACAAGGCCCGAGAGATGCTCGACCTCGTCGGGCTGACCGGATGGGGCGAGAAGTTCCCCAGCCAGCTCTCGGGCGGCATGCAGCAGCGCGTCGGCATCGCCCGCGCCCTCGCCGCCGACACGGACATCATGCTCATGGACGAGGCGTTCAGCGCGCTCGACCCGCTCATCCGCCGTGAGATGCAGGAGCAGCTGGTCGAACTGCAGCAGAAGCTGCAGAAGACGATCATCTTCATCACCCACGATCTCAACGAGGCCATGTTCCTCGGCGACCGCATCGCGGTCATGCGCGACGGACGCATTGTGCAGATCGGGACACCGGAAGACATCCTCACCGACCCGGCGAATGACTACGTCGAGCAGTTCGTGCAGGACGTCGACCGCGCGCGCGTGCTCACGGCGTCGAACGTCATGGAGCGCCCGGTCGCGGTCGTCTCGTCGACCTCCGGCCCCCGCGCCGCGCTGAAGACGATGCGCGACGCGTACTCCAGTGCGGCGTACGTCATCGACCGAGAGCGGCACCTCCTCGGCACCGTCGAGGACCGCGATGCGCTCACTCTCGTCCGCAAGGGCGAGCGCTCGATCGAGGGGATCATCCGAGACGACGCGCTGGCCGTGAACGTCGACGATGTCCTCGTCGACCTGTTCGTGCCGGCCGTCGAGTCGAAGCTCGCGGTCGCCGTCACGGACGCCGACGACAAGCTCGTCGGGGTGATCCCCCGCGTCACGCTGCTCGCCGCGCTCGGTCCGGGCCCGAACGCGACCGAGGAGATCACCCTCCCGACGCACCCCGTCCCGTCCACCGTCGTGGATGAACTGCTTGCCGTCAGTGCGGACGGCGAACCGGTCGAAGCACATATCGCCGGAAGCGAGGAGGCCCGCTGA
- the ettA gene encoding energy-dependent translational throttle protein EttA encodes MAEYIYQMVRARKKVGDKLILDDVTMSFLPGAKIGMVGPNGAGKSTILKIMAGLDQPSNGDAALTPGFSVGILMQEPELDESKTVLENVQEGVGEIKGKIDRFNEISSLMAEPDADFDALLEEMGKLQEDIDNADAWDLDAQLEQAMDALRTPPGDAKIEHLSGGEKRRVALCKLLLEKPDLLLLDEPTNHLDAESVLWLEQHLKAYSGAVIAITHDRYFLDHVAEWIAEVDRGRLYPYEGNYSTYLEKKAERLDVQGKKDAKLQKRLRDELEWVRSSTKGRQAKSKARLARYEEMAAEAERTRKLDFEEIQIPPGPRLGSVVIEAKNLEKGFDDRTLIKGLSFSLPPNGIVGVIGPNGVGKTTLFKTIVGLEPLDGGDLKVGETVKLSYVDQTRGGIDPEKNVWEVVSDGLDIMIVGKTEVPSRAYVSKFGFKGPDQQKKSGVLSGGERNRLNLALTLKQGGNVLLLDEPTNDLDVETLQSLENALLEFPGCAVVVTHDRWFLDRIATHILAYEGTAENPANWYWFEGNFEAYEQNKIDRLGPDAARPHRTTHRKLTRD; translated from the coding sequence ATGGCTGAGTACATTTACCAGATGGTGCGCGCCCGCAAAAAGGTGGGCGACAAGCTGATCCTCGACGATGTCACGATGTCGTTCCTGCCCGGAGCGAAGATCGGCATGGTCGGTCCCAACGGCGCCGGAAAATCAACGATCCTCAAGATCATGGCCGGTCTCGACCAGCCCTCGAACGGCGATGCGGCGCTCACGCCCGGGTTCTCGGTCGGGATCCTCATGCAGGAGCCCGAGCTGGACGAGTCGAAGACCGTCCTCGAGAACGTCCAGGAGGGTGTCGGCGAGATCAAGGGCAAGATCGACCGGTTCAATGAGATCTCCTCGCTGATGGCGGAGCCGGACGCCGACTTCGATGCGCTGCTCGAGGAGATGGGCAAGCTCCAGGAGGACATCGACAACGCCGACGCGTGGGACCTCGACGCCCAGCTCGAGCAGGCGATGGACGCACTGCGCACACCTCCGGGCGACGCCAAGATCGAGCACCTCTCGGGCGGTGAGAAGCGCCGCGTCGCGCTCTGCAAGCTGCTGCTCGAGAAGCCCGACCTGCTGCTGCTCGACGAGCCGACGAACCACCTCGACGCCGAGAGCGTGCTCTGGCTTGAACAGCACCTGAAGGCATACTCCGGCGCTGTCATCGCGATCACTCACGACCGGTACTTCCTCGACCACGTCGCGGAATGGATCGCCGAGGTCGATCGTGGCCGGCTGTACCCGTATGAGGGCAACTATTCGACCTACCTCGAGAAGAAGGCCGAGCGTCTCGACGTACAGGGCAAGAAGGACGCAAAGCTGCAGAAGCGTCTCCGGGACGAGCTGGAGTGGGTGCGGTCCAGCACCAAGGGGCGTCAAGCGAAGTCGAAGGCACGTCTCGCTCGATACGAGGAGATGGCTGCGGAGGCCGAGCGCACCCGCAAACTCGACTTCGAAGAGATCCAGATCCCGCCGGGACCGCGTCTCGGCAGCGTCGTGATCGAGGCGAAGAACCTCGAGAAGGGGTTCGACGACCGAACGCTCATCAAGGGTCTGAGCTTCAGCCTGCCGCCGAACGGCATCGTCGGCGTGATCGGTCCGAACGGCGTCGGCAAGACCACGCTCTTCAAGACGATCGTCGGCCTCGAGCCGCTCGACGGCGGCGACCTCAAGGTCGGCGAGACGGTCAAGCTCAGCTACGTCGACCAGACGCGTGGCGGAATCGATCCCGAGAAGAACGTGTGGGAGGTCGTCTCCGACGGCCTCGACATCATGATCGTCGGCAAGACCGAGGTCCCCTCGCGCGCCTACGTGTCGAAGTTCGGCTTCAAGGGGCCTGACCAGCAGAAGAAGTCCGGCGTGCTGTCCGGCGGTGAGCGCAACCGTCTCAACCTCGCGCTCACGCTGAAGCAGGGCGGCAATGTGCTGCTGCTCGACGAACCGACCAACGACCTCGACGTCGAGACCCTGCAGTCGCTCGAGAACGCGCTGCTGGAGTTCCCGGGCTGTGCCGTGGTCGTCACGCACGACCGGTGGTTCCTGGACCGCATCGCGACGCACATCCTCGCGTATGAGGGCACGGCGGAGAACCCTGCGAACTGGTACTGGTTCGAGGGCAACTTCGAGGCGTACGAGCAGAACAAGATCGACCGCCTCGGACCGGACGCCGCGCGTCCGCACCGCACCACCCACCGCAAGCTCACACGCGATTGA
- the msrA gene encoding peptide-methionine (S)-S-oxide reductase MsrA, giving the protein MQTYVLAGGCFWCLDAAYRALNGVTEVVSGYVGGATEHPTYEQVCSGSTGHAEAVAVTFDENVIPTEVILDAYFTMHDPRQLNHQGADTGTQYRSAMFFADDDQRRTFETSRERATDLWDAPLGETEGTIVTTIDPLERFWPAEEVHQDFFAKNPGQGYCLAVAVPKVNKVRARFAEYARA; this is encoded by the coding sequence ATGCAGACCTACGTGCTGGCCGGTGGATGTTTCTGGTGTCTCGACGCCGCGTATCGCGCGCTGAATGGCGTCACGGAAGTGGTCTCCGGCTACGTCGGGGGAGCGACGGAGCACCCCACGTACGAGCAGGTGTGCTCCGGATCGACGGGTCATGCGGAGGCGGTCGCGGTGACGTTCGATGAGAACGTGATCCCCACCGAGGTCATCCTCGACGCGTACTTCACGATGCATGATCCTCGTCAGCTCAATCATCAGGGCGCCGACACCGGCACGCAGTACCGCTCCGCGATGTTCTTCGCCGACGACGACCAACGCCGGACGTTCGAGACGTCGCGTGAGCGAGCGACGGATCTGTGGGACGCGCCACTGGGCGAGACCGAAGGCACGATCGTCACGACGATCGATCCGCTCGAGCGCTTCTGGCCAGCCGAGGAGGTCCATCAGGACTTCTTCGCGAAGAACCCCGGCCAGGGATACTGCCTTGCCGTCGCGGTGCCGAAGGTCAACAAGGTGCGCGCTCGATTCGCGGAGTACGCGCGCGCCTGA
- a CDS encoding acyl-CoA thioesterase: MLLGVLRLDESAARTEEDIFVGDSHPMPGGRVYGGQVVAQCVVAATRTVDADRPAHSLHGYFLRAGDVRLPTTFAVDRIHDGRSFARRRVQAYQDGVPIFSGIISFQQDDPGLSHQVEMPTVPAPEDIDASGTSPQDDARIMRRNPIEARRVLGPVLAETSSQAPHQATWLRVKRDLGDDPRLQQAALAYMSDFTIQESSLRANGISWRTEGLKSASLDHAIWWHRPARADDWLLYVAESPVSRGGRGMNVGRLYSRDGALVASIAQEIMMRVPISGDA; this comes from the coding sequence ATGCTGCTCGGCGTGCTGCGCCTCGACGAAAGCGCCGCGCGCACCGAGGAGGACATCTTCGTCGGCGACTCGCACCCGATGCCCGGCGGACGCGTCTACGGCGGTCAGGTCGTCGCGCAGTGCGTCGTCGCCGCGACGCGCACCGTCGACGCCGACCGCCCCGCGCATTCGCTCCACGGCTACTTCCTCCGCGCCGGCGACGTGCGCCTGCCGACGACCTTCGCGGTCGACCGGATCCACGACGGCCGTTCCTTCGCGCGCCGCCGGGTGCAGGCGTACCAGGACGGGGTGCCGATCTTCAGCGGCATCATCTCCTTCCAACAGGACGACCCCGGGCTCTCGCATCAGGTCGAGATGCCCACAGTGCCCGCTCCCGAAGACATCGACGCGTCGGGAACCAGCCCCCAGGACGACGCGCGGATCATGCGCCGCAATCCGATCGAGGCGCGGCGCGTACTCGGCCCGGTACTCGCTGAGACGTCGTCGCAGGCGCCGCACCAGGCAACCTGGCTCCGCGTCAAGCGCGACCTCGGCGACGATCCGCGGCTCCAGCAGGCCGCCCTCGCGTACATGAGCGACTTCACGATCCAGGAGTCCTCGCTCCGCGCGAACGGCATCTCCTGGCGCACCGAGGGGCTCAAGAGCGCGAGCCTCGACCATGCGATCTGGTGGCACCGCCCGGCACGCGCCGACGACTGGCTGCTCTACGTCGCCGAGTCGCCGGTCTCGCGCGGCGGGCGCGGGATGAACGTCGGGCGCCTCTACTCCCGCGACGGCGCGCTTGTCGCCAGCATCGCTCAGGAGATCATGATGCGGGTGCCGATCTCAGGCGACGCGTGA